A single Echinimonas agarilytica DNA region contains:
- a CDS encoding GNAT family N-acetyltransferase gives MHYRIIDSISDVLATQMRQWNLTGNPFISPEFLRNLENHECVTAQTGWQPHHIELLDDDRSVAFMPLYLKSNSYGEYVFDWSWANAYHQHGISYYPKLITAIPFTPSNGPRVLHHADYPLNSLIPALYHVVQEVSQQVSASGWHLLFTNEQQQQPWHEFDNLITRHDCQFHWHNKNYESFDDFLAALKSRKRKQIRKERAALKQKNIQFQRLIGNQIEPEHMKAFYKFYQLTYQRHGHVGYLNPEFFEQLRQQMSEHILLIRALDDDECIASALCLFDKSTLYGRYWGCQKAVDGLHFETCYYQGIEFCIEQNLSRYDPGTQGEHKISRGFEPTQTCSFHQINHPEFARAIERFCQEEKELMATHMGSLVQQQPFNANSS, from the coding sequence ATGCACTATCGAATAATCGATTCAATTTCAGATGTTCTCGCGACTCAGATGCGCCAATGGAATCTGACAGGCAATCCATTTATATCGCCTGAGTTTTTGCGTAATTTGGAAAATCATGAGTGCGTCACAGCACAAACAGGATGGCAACCACACCATATTGAATTGTTAGATGACGATCGCTCAGTCGCCTTCATGCCATTGTATTTAAAGTCTAATTCTTACGGCGAATATGTATTTGATTGGAGCTGGGCCAATGCATACCACCAGCACGGCATCTCATATTACCCTAAGCTAATCACTGCAATTCCTTTTACACCTTCGAATGGCCCTCGAGTGTTACACCATGCCGATTACCCGCTGAACTCTCTGATTCCGGCGCTTTATCATGTGGTGCAGGAAGTGAGTCAGCAAGTGAGTGCCTCGGGCTGGCACTTATTGTTCACCAACGAGCAGCAACAGCAGCCGTGGCATGAGTTTGATAATTTAATCACTCGACACGACTGCCAGTTCCATTGGCATAATAAAAATTATGAATCGTTTGACGACTTCTTGGCTGCACTGAAGAGCCGTAAACGAAAACAAATACGAAAAGAGCGAGCAGCACTCAAGCAAAAAAACATTCAGTTTCAGCGTTTAATCGGCAACCAGATTGAGCCCGAACATATGAAGGCATTTTACAAGTTTTATCAATTGACGTATCAGCGTCACGGTCATGTAGGCTATTTAAACCCTGAATTCTTTGAGCAGTTGCGCCAACAAATGAGCGAACACATATTGCTTATTCGAGCGTTGGATGATGATGAGTGCATTGCCTCAGCTTTATGTTTATTCGACAAGTCCACGTTATATGGCCGCTACTGGGGCTGCCAAAAGGCTGTGGATGGACTGCATTTTGAAACCTGCTACTACCAAGGCATTGAATTTTGCATTGAGCAAAATCTCAGTCGATATGATCCGGGAACGCAAGGCGAGCATAAAATTTCACGGGGCTTTGAGCCGACCCAAACGTGTTCTTTTCATCAGATTAATCACCCTGAATTCGCACGAGCAATTGAGCGTTTTTGCCAGGAAGAAAAAGAGCTCATGGCGACACACATGGGAAGTTTAGTTCAGCAGCAACCGTTTAACGCCAACTCCAGTTGA
- a CDS encoding transglycosylase SLT domain-containing protein gives MTITSAFRTHIFALSISIVCATSAHAAPDVSPYLEANKALRTGKTDQYIQLRRALNDDPLSIYLDYRYLSPRISNQSVSTVNEFLSRAEGTPLALRLKRRYLALQGKKRNWKNFLAVSPTEPTRTELRCYYHRALLQSGQAEQAYAGAESLWLSGKSQPKACDTLFSEWAKAGQRSNDDVWRRMLLTYDARQSSLMTYLSRKLTGEYKASGEKLRELYQNPRRISRYKDFKKDTGRNRDIVSSALRKLARTSPQQAIKHWTHYQAAFKFERAQASEITKQLVLYSYSRNDSTASQWADQQLASLQVDQLTDRRIRQLLRKQDWQAVEARIYDLSEKEQQSERWQYWLAHIERSRGEAQKADERLTKIAGNRGYYSYLAADMMETPYQLNKNAGKTSEQASHTILSDAGLKRVEALIAADEPDNANSEWIYLLRRASSEQKVALANYALTQGWWHMAINSAIQAGEWDDVTLRFPLGYEEDFKTFAKMRNVDISLLMAIARRESTFNPRARSPKDARGLMQLMPATAKATAKKIGLRYKGTESLYQSETNIRLGSAYIKQVLGQFNQNQILAIASYNAGPHRVKRWVNDDTTLPFDVWVETIPFKETRAYVQAVLAYRVIYDLKLNGKTTSSMLTSKEKAAKY, from the coding sequence TTCAACTACGTCGCGCATTAAACGACGATCCGCTTTCCATATATCTCGACTACCGATATCTCTCACCTCGTATTTCCAACCAATCAGTGTCCACCGTGAACGAGTTTTTGAGTCGAGCAGAAGGCACCCCATTGGCATTGCGCTTGAAGCGCCGGTACTTGGCTTTGCAAGGTAAAAAAAGAAACTGGAAGAACTTTTTAGCGGTTAGCCCAACGGAGCCTACGCGCACCGAATTGCGCTGTTATTACCACCGAGCACTGTTGCAAAGCGGCCAAGCTGAGCAGGCCTATGCTGGGGCTGAAAGCCTATGGTTGAGCGGTAAATCGCAACCCAAAGCATGCGACACTTTGTTTTCAGAATGGGCCAAAGCAGGACAACGTTCCAATGATGATGTATGGCGACGAATGTTACTTACATACGATGCGCGTCAATCGTCATTGATGACTTATTTGAGCCGAAAACTAACCGGAGAATACAAAGCCAGCGGAGAAAAACTACGCGAGCTTTATCAAAATCCTCGCCGTATTAGCCGCTACAAAGACTTTAAAAAAGATACAGGGCGCAATCGTGACATAGTGAGCTCGGCATTGCGAAAGCTTGCTCGTACGTCGCCACAACAAGCGATTAAGCATTGGACTCATTATCAAGCTGCATTCAAATTTGAACGTGCTCAAGCATCAGAAATCACCAAACAATTAGTGCTTTATTCCTATTCAAGAAATGACAGCACAGCCAGTCAGTGGGCCGATCAACAACTGGCATCGCTACAAGTTGATCAACTCACCGATCGCCGCATTCGGCAATTGCTCCGCAAACAAGATTGGCAAGCCGTTGAGGCTCGCATCTACGATTTAAGTGAAAAAGAACAGCAAAGTGAACGTTGGCAATATTGGTTAGCGCATATTGAACGAAGCCGTGGCGAAGCACAAAAAGCAGATGAGCGACTAACTAAAATAGCCGGCAATCGAGGCTATTACAGCTATTTAGCAGCCGATATGATGGAAACGCCTTACCAACTCAATAAAAACGCAGGGAAAACCTCTGAGCAAGCCTCACACACTATTTTATCTGACGCAGGATTAAAACGAGTTGAAGCGCTGATTGCAGCAGATGAACCTGATAATGCAAACTCAGAATGGATTTATCTCCTCCGAAGAGCGAGCTCTGAGCAAAAAGTGGCTCTGGCTAACTACGCACTCACCCAGGGTTGGTGGCATATGGCCATCAACAGCGCGATTCAAGCAGGCGAATGGGATGACGTTACCTTACGCTTTCCACTGGGCTACGAAGAAGATTTTAAAACGTTTGCCAAAATGAGAAATGTTGATATCTCGTTGCTCATGGCGATTGCTCGTCGGGAAAGTACATTTAACCCGCGTGCGCGCTCGCCTAAAGACGCCCGAGGCTTAATGCAACTCATGCCCGCAACAGCGAAAGCAACGGCTAAAAAAATAGGGCTGCGTTACAAAGGGACAGAAAGCCTTTATCAATCAGAAACGAATATTCGCTTGGGCTCGGCTTATATCAAACAAGTACTGGGGCAGTTTAATCAAAACCAAATATTAGCCATTGCGTCTTACAATGCAGGTCCGCATCGAGTCAAGCGCTGGGTCAATGATGATACAACTCTGCCCTTTGATGTCTGGGTTGAAACTATTCCGTTTAAAGAAACACGCGCTTATGTGCAGGCAGTGTTGGCCTATCGAGTGATTTACGATTTGAAACTTAATGGTAAAACCACCTCCTCCATGCTTACTTCCAAAGAAAAAGCTGCCAAATATTAG
- a CDS encoding YjiH family protein produces the protein MQASETNRPIRSWRNILIFLIPSFIGVALFMVPVPVEDGLTIPIAILAEHIKALLGDSMSSVITSVVVIATLASVFTKLVAPNWVTRDPFLNALLNVSPVWFVVRLLGAAFILMTYFQIGPVEIYGDDTGALVLHELMPVLLAVFMLAGLLLPLLLNFGLLELFGTLLTKIMRPIFGLPGRSAIDCMASWLGDGSVGILMTSKQYEAKFYTQREAAVIGTTFSAVSITFCLVVIAQVKLEYLFVPFYLTVCAAGFAAAVIVPKLPPLRWKKDCYIDESPRTADHEMIPQNHHVLSWGLEQALTKASHIKSVRQVIGEGLKNAVDMVFGVLPVVMAIGTVALMIATYTEIFEYLGKPFLPLLELMQIPEAEAASKTIMVGFADMFIPSILASSIESELTRFVIAAMSVTQLIYMSEVGALLLGSKIPVKLWELFVIFVLRTLVTLPVICLMAHLIL, from the coding sequence ATGCAAGCTTCAGAAACAAACCGGCCGATTCGCAGTTGGCGAAATATTTTAATATTTTTGATTCCTTCTTTCATTGGCGTGGCGCTCTTTATGGTGCCCGTACCTGTCGAAGACGGGCTCACAATCCCGATTGCGATCTTAGCCGAGCACATTAAGGCATTGTTGGGAGACAGTATGAGCTCGGTGATCACCTCTGTGGTGGTGATTGCCACGCTCGCGTCGGTCTTTACCAAATTAGTTGCCCCGAATTGGGTAACACGCGATCCCTTCCTCAATGCACTGCTCAATGTATCGCCCGTGTGGTTTGTGGTTCGGCTACTTGGTGCTGCATTTATCCTCATGACCTACTTTCAGATCGGCCCCGTTGAGATATATGGCGATGATACCGGGGCTTTAGTCTTGCATGAATTGATGCCTGTGCTGCTCGCTGTATTTATGCTCGCAGGATTGCTCTTACCTTTATTGCTCAACTTCGGTCTACTTGAACTATTTGGCACACTACTCACTAAGATCATGCGCCCTATATTCGGCTTACCGGGTCGCTCTGCCATCGATTGTATGGCGTCTTGGTTAGGTGATGGCTCTGTTGGCATCTTAATGACTAGCAAGCAATACGAGGCAAAGTTTTACACTCAACGCGAAGCGGCTGTGATTGGCACTACATTCTCTGCGGTTTCAATCACATTCTGTTTGGTGGTGATTGCTCAAGTGAAGCTCGAATATTTGTTTGTGCCCTTCTATTTAACGGTATGTGCTGCTGGCTTCGCTGCCGCGGTCATTGTGCCAAAACTCCCCCCGCTGCGCTGGAAGAAAGACTGTTACATTGATGAGTCTCCTCGAACGGCGGATCATGAAATGATCCCTCAAAACCATCATGTTTTATCATGGGGGCTGGAGCAAGCTTTAACCAAAGCTTCACACATTAAAAGCGTTCGCCAAGTCATTGGTGAAGGTCTCAAAAACGCAGTTGATATGGTCTTTGGCGTTCTACCTGTAGTCATGGCTATCGGTACAGTAGCTCTGATGATTGCCACTTACACTGAGATATTTGAATACCTCGGTAAGCCATTTTTGCCTTTGTTGGAGCTCATGCAAATTCCAGAAGCAGAAGCGGCCTCTAAAACCATCATGGTTGGTTTTGCCGACATGTTTATCCCATCAATCCTAGCATCAAGTATCGAAAGCGAGTTGACTCGATTTGTCATTGCAGCCATGTCTGTTACGCAACTCATTTATATGTCCGAAGTAGGAGCGTTGCTGCTGGGAAGTAAGATTCCTGTTAAATTATGGGAGCTATTTGTCATCTTCGTTTTACGCACTTTGGTCACACTTCCGGTGATTTGCCTAATGGCACACCTCATC